One Dermacentor albipictus isolate Rhodes 1998 colony chromosome 10, USDA_Dalb.pri_finalv2, whole genome shotgun sequence genomic window, aagttttGAATAtatttacgttatagcgcccctgaagtGTCCGACAGTGTTGTTGCCTTCGGGATATCAAAGGGTTGCTTGTGGGCGTGACAAACACTTTTGGCACGATGCGCACAATGGTGCTCaggcaaagaaaagaagaacaaggTGAACATAGTGGAACATACAAAGTAAGAAACAGTCCCAATGTAGGGACACTTGCACAATCAAAACAGAAATGGTGAGCAATTATAACCTGTAGGCACTCAAATCTGCGTATAAATGAGAACAAAAACAAGCGCTTTAATATCACTGTATCATCTTAGTATCGCTTTAGTATCACTTTAGTATCATCTGTCTgcaagtatgtgtgtgtgttcttaTTTGCTTATTTCTTCATGTCATTTCTGCGTATTCAAACGACAATCAAACTCTGGAAAACAGCATGTCAGGAAACGTGTCAGCAATTGTAGTCTCATGAAGTAAATGAAatcaaaatgaaataaaaaattccCTTTGTTAAAGCGTTGCCTACAAGGACAGCCGTTCTTTGGCCATCGTGGAAGCCACAAAGTAATTCGACCTTGGGTTGTGCTATAACAGCGGCCCGAATTTCACAAGGAAGAGGGCCGAAGGGAAAATGACAACAAAAGTCTCTCCATTCCATCTTCACATTTCATTTGTCAAGCTCGTGTTTCAGTGCAGTGCCTACGCGACTTCCGAAAAAGCATTCAGGCCACGTTGAAATGATTGCCCAAATGGAGCAGCGAAATACCCACGCGCATTGTCAGTAATGCGTCAGCAGATAACTTGCGAAGGATACGAAACTGCAACGGTAGGAAACGCTTCTGTTACACTACAAGGCTACTGCGCACTGGAACGCGTTACCCTGGACGGTTCATGAAATAGGCAGTCGCACTCGCTTTATCGTGGAATTGCTCCGGCACCTTCTGTAACTAAATAAATTTTATCTGTTAGAATTGCGAACCTTACTACCGCATACTCTGTCTATCACTTCTTATGCCGCTTTGCTTACCTTATCTCTATTTACCATCACACTTCTCAAAACAATTCAGCGTTGTCAGTCATAATTAAAATGCCACAATACTACTTCTGCCTACTCTACCATCTCCTCTCACAACCACTGCTTGAATTTCGGCGAGAGCGAGAAAAGCGATGGAGAAGGAAAGGAGGAAGACTATGCAGAGCCACACGCATTTAGCTGCCCAACGTTAAGGGAAGAGCAAAAAAGTgagaaagagaagagaaaggaaagaaggaaatagtAAAACGACAGTCAATGTGGGTAAATGCACACAAGATTGTTCGCTGACAGTCACAATTGTTAGTACCCAGCACAGTCGTCTTCAAATAAGAGGCGCAATAGGGCATTTGTGGGTTTTCTACATGATGTCGTGCTCCCACCAAAGTTGGTCCTAGAATATTTTTTTCAACACCGGTCTGCAGTCCAAGAGGCTGAATCTATATGGCACATCACATCGTCGAGCATCGAAGGGCTGCAGTGTCACAGACGGCGCTCTATTGCCTACTCATAGCAGcaacaacacaaaaaaaaagatcgcaTGCGGCGGTGTTGGCAACTCTCATCATTATTCAGTAAGCCTTCATAAACGTCCTTCCTCCGAAGAAATAgcaggcagggaggtcaaccagtcTCAAGTTCGGTTTGCTATCTTTCCCTGCAAGGAGGACATAAAGTGTCGAGTAAAGCGAAAGAAGGTGAAAGAGAGACTAGTTGCGCGTAGACTTGAGAATCGTCATCGGGTATATAAACTGTTGTAGTGACCAGCCGACTTCAGGAATTGAAGTAATGCTCTCGATGCTTTATGTGGTAGGGTCGCGCACGGCCACTGCCGAAATATCTTCGCGTCTGAAAACAGTCTTGAGTGCCGCCTATTTAACGTTGCCCGGAGAAGGTGGCCCTGGGCGTTACAAGCAGAAAAACGGCACCGAAAAGGTTTCTATGATCTGTTCGCTCCGACATGAGTTGTGCGTGCAGTCTCAATCTCACTATGTGTAGCTCCTACTAAGTGAAACATACACGTGCTGGCAAAAATGTTCTGACTACTTGGTGGAGCTTATGGGGAGCGATGTTAAGAGGGTAGGCCGGTCGCCCATCGAAACGAGAAACGATCGATTCTTCGTAAACTCAAAGCGCGAATCTTACTGTGACAACTGTCGAGCACCTAATAGCGTGTGCGTCAACGTAAAATCGACCGTGACGAAATAAACGCTTGATGGCGTGACGCGAATCGTTCGAAATTCGAGCCCAATCAATGCGCGTTCGGCCTCACGTGAAGCTCGGCTGCACTTTTGGTAAGGGCAATGGCGCGATTCGTGTGTACCATTAACATGCCGCGTACCGAGGCCCATTATTTCCGGAGACAAAGAAACGAGAAGCTCCCAGCTTATCTGCATACATACAACCGCATTTGCATAAATTAGGTCGGCGCTGGCCACGCCCAGCTCGTTCGCTCGTCAACGGAAGGCGCCGACCACAGCACGTTTCTTTAGCGCGGCTGTCGCACTGACCCCTAGACTGACGGGAATTGTGTGTGGCGTAAGTTTGTAGACCATCTCGCGTTTCAGGGTGGAGGGGGGGTGGGGTGATTGAATTCTGGCCGCTTAGTGCACATTGAACACTGCTATGCCTTTCAGGGTGCTGCGGCGCTCTAAAGTAACGCTATTCCATACAATcatattctaattctgcaatcatccCTCCGCAATTGGCCAACAACTTCTTTTATCCACCCCCACTTCGCCagtccgtcacgcgacgtcatgaaaaccgcggcaactccccatctgatatgatgtgaacACGCTGAATATGCATGActgcaaagaacaaaagaaaaatcgttATTTACgatttgacgccttttcgccattagacctcggctatcggtcaaaagttctcgggctgcacccacttcacctgccggtcacgcgacgtctcaaaaccgcgaaaactcaccgcgtcaaagtgacgcgcacgcgttaaagatgcatcaatATCGAGAACAAAcaatttttctctgaatagctgcaggctgtcccgttccgaaaggaataaaagatggctgccgccgatcactcaggaactgactactcgcacctgctggagagcatgggtttatttgcgtacaataacaatttttgcgtggctgtgcaacgttttcgagcactttcggcacgtttacgaccttaCTGTCAACTTTTCCTTGCTGATgatcctttttagcggcattcttaaccttccgttgcatgccgccgcaattttcgacgagccagcgcaagctaagcaagagaaagcgcaccaatcgccgacgccgcaccaccctcttcatccggttatcgactttcagggcactggctcagccccatcgaatccctctccccttgagccaTGCTCCTTTCCTCCTATCagcgaattagataagacaagccgctcagtgtaggcagtgttattcgtttttaaagcttacaaaagtgacctcctataagtGAGGAAAGCATTTGATTTTTCTCTTTAAacaaccctgtgggtcaccgcccgatgcttgcgtgggTGGTTACTCAAATTTGGCAtcaggagattgtaataaaagcatgttgcaATAGTTTTTACATTAGAGGGCCCCTGCTTTGTCTCACGGGTAACATTGTTAATTTTACTTGGTAAGATGGAGTAGTTGGTGAGAACAAATAATTTTTTCATCTGTGCTTCGTGCGGAAAGTAAGCACGGAGACGCGCAAACAGACCACGAAAAAAGATATACGTGAGGTGAGTTTTCCTGGCAAAGCCTTTCAAACTCTCGTGTCCGATTTTTCGGTGCGCGCCATGTGGACAGAATTACTACGCAGTCTTCAACTATCGCTTCTCTAATCGCATGTCCATATTGTGATAGCGATCGCTAACATTGAAACAATGattgcagttttaatggtatACGGGTGCTGAAAATGGGACCGTAACCTGAACGTACCCTGAAGggtacgtttctttctttttttttgcttttgggtATTGTATAGCACACCGTGGTCATTAATGACGACAATCTGCGTCATTATTTAATTCTCCGAGACGCCGGTAGGTAGTTTTTTAGAACGTTAGCGAATTCAGCAGGGTGAGTGTCAGCCAAatgttcactggaacggaaaccATGGCAACGACGGACACTTGGCAGCAAAGCAGGGTTAGCTGTGCTCAGCAGCGCACTCAATTACGAGATTCAACAGACGGGGTTTTGTGGTTTCAGTCAGCACCAATTCAAACGgacagaaaaatagaaaaaaaaatacgacgGCACGAGCGCTTTGGTTTATACTCAATAGTCTTTGTGGTTTGGAGCTGCCCCTAAGCACGAACCAGCGCCGACTCACACTGTTTTCCACGCTTTCAATGTTTAGTGACTGGCGCTACGCAAGCCAAAAAGCTGGACCAACCAACTTTACCTAAGAACTATAAGTACAGACTATGTACAGACTATCTACAGACTTTACCTCAGAACTAAGTACAGACTGTAAACGGTGAAAGTTCAGCCTACACTAAACTTTCTGCCATTTTCGTGGTGCCCAGCCGCACAATCACACACCTTCCTTACGAGTATCCCGTTgtagagggaaaattattctttctttttacagAAGAGGCCAGTGCTCTCTTCCACGCTAGACTTGCGGCACAGACACGCTCTCACAAAGAGCAAGGTTATTAGAAATGGGCACACACCGACGCCAGCGCGAGCCACTATAAAAACATTCATGTGTCGTCTAGTAGATACTGGATGGTGTGACAAATTGTGACGGTGCACTGTGTGACACAGTGTGGCATCAGCAATGTCTATGATGATGACTCTGGGCGCCTTCACAAAATGTGCCGACTGTTCCGACACAGATAGTTTTAGATGGTTAATTATTTCTGCTTCCTTACCTTTCGTACCCCTTTTGTGTTTCCTCAGCAAAGGACAGCGAAACCGAGGTATCCCCTGATTGACCTCATTATataagttcaagttcaagtttattgttatgacatgtacaaaaaaggggcttacatattatatacagcatcaggaggGAGTGAGAAACTGCTAGGGGGATTTCCTATCATTAGTGGGTGCGTAAGAGTATTAGAGCAGCAAGTAGATGgcggacaaacaaacaaaacaaaagaaaaaacgtgttaaaaatacaattcgtagggaacaagtgcaaataaatagaagacatttagatatatagtaaaaacagcgttatacagtaatatcacaataaataatcataagCAGGAATATTTAGTAATCTAACAAAAATTtggctcttctgcatattacgaactaagaaaaatacaaagtgttttacagaaatatgaagcccaacgatacaataatagaagtaatgtaaagaaaatgtaataaatatgaaaatgtttttatgaTAAATGAAAAGATGCTTCTGCTAACAGTATTCTTTTCATATTGTGTTTAAAAAACTGCAATGAAAGAGAAGACTTCATATTAACAGGGATGCGATTCCAAAGTGAAATACCATGGAAACGAAGTGTAAATTTACCATAGTTAGATCTGATTTTAGGTAATAGAAGGTTATTGCGTTCTGCAAACCTAGTATTATTTTTGTTCATGAGGTTATGAAAAGGAAGGCTGTCTAAGGTTATTTCACGATGAAAGAGACGAAATGTAATGAGTGACAACTTATGATAGAACAGCTGTTGAATGGGTAAAACGTTAAGACGTTGATAGATAGGTAAAGAATGGCACCGGAATGAGCTAAAGGTCAttaattttattgcctgattttgaagacgttgaagtggtttgagatgaatggcatatgtattaccccatgaAGATAAACAGTATGATAAATGACTGTTAATGTAAGCATGATACAACGATCTAATAATATGAGAGTTGAAGAATGCGCGTGTTTTAATGATAATGCGGATGCCAAATGAAACCTTCCTTATTAGCGAGTTCACATCGCTATTGAATTGAAGGTGTTTGTCGAGAGTAATACCCAGAAATTTAACACTATCAGATGTCGGTATAACATAAGTATTTAACGAGACAGTTATTGGAGAAGAAATCGGTGTTTGTGGATTATGAAATAGGACCAAGGTTGTTTTTAAAGGATTGATTTGAAGTTTATTATCAGTGCACCGGGAATACACATTGTTAAGATCAATGTTAAGTGTGTCTTGAAGTGCGGTAAGCGATTTCTGTGATGAGTAGatggtagtgtcatcagcatataacaaacaGCTACAATGGGTAAGTATATTTGGTAGATCATTTCTAAATAATAAGAacaacaatttatttatttatttatttatttatttatttatttatttatttatttcagtactctcagggccagaggcattacagagaggaggggcatacaaaatcggcggcagatttcttaaatttgttgacgtcggtgatggcagccatgaaggcagggaggtggttccagtcatttccagttcgaggaataaatgaatttataCAAAGGCTAGTTCGGCATTGCGGTATTCCTACCTTGCAGTTGTGGTCAGTGCGGGAAGATATATAAGATGGAGAGAGGAGTAACTTATGTTTGAGAATAGGGTTGGTATAATAAATTCTGTGAAAAAGACACAAGCGAAAATATTTACGACGCAGAGAAAGAACGGGAAGACCAAGTGCAGATTTCATTGCAGATACGCTTGCTGTTCGGGAATAATTCGAaacaataaaacgggcggcgcggttttgaACAGACTCTAAAGCGTTAATTAAGGTTATCTGATTAGGATCCCAAATGGAgcaagcatattctagtttaggcCTGATTAACGTCCTATATAGATGAAGCTTAATGGTGCTGTTAGAAGCTATGAAATGGCGCCGTAGGAATCTGAGCGTGCGGTTAGCCTGGTTAGATATGTAGTTGATGTGCATTTTCCAGGACAGATTGTGTGTTAAGTGAATACCCAGGTATTTGTAAGATGAGACAGATGATAACGGAGTGTTATTAAGAAGATAGCGAGGGGCGTATTCAGGAGGACGGCTGGAGATACGCAGGTGTTTGCACTTGGTGGtgttaagtgtcatgagccattcgcTGCACCATGAAGAAATTGCGTTCAAGTCCGATTGCAAACATGCTTCATCAGAGGGATTAGTAATTGAACGATAAagcacacagtcatctgcgaaaaggttaATATGGGAGATAACGTtatcaggaaggtcattaatgtaaattaaaaacagTAGAGGACCTAACACAGAACCTTGAGGCACCCCAGAAGTCACGGAAACAAGAGGCGAGTCATAATCATTAACTGAGACATATTGACGACGGttggaaagaaaacatttaatccAGCCTAATACCTGATCGTTAATATTAAGAGCACCGAGTTTAATTAATAATAGATCATGAGAAACAGTGTCGAACGCCttagaaaagtctaaaaaaatgcaatcCACAATAACGTTAGCATCCATAGCGCGAAACAAATCATTAGTGAAAGACAGGAGCTGTGTCTCACACGAAAAAAATTTTCGGAAGCCATGTTGACATGAATTGAagaagttgttagattcaaggaAGGTAATAAGATGAGAATAGAtaatgtgctcaagaagtttacagggaacgCTGGTTAATGAAATAGGCCGATAGTTTAGTATTGAAGCTTTACTACCTGATTTGtgcaatggaaccaccttccccaccttccaatcaggaGGGATGGTACAACTCTGTAATGACTGTTCAAAGATTGCACAAAGAATCAATGATGAGCACGTAGATGTACTTTTCAAGAACTTCGTTGTAATGCCGTCGACGCCTGAACAAGATGAAATCTTCTGTTTTTCAATTAAACATGTCAAACCAACCGAATCAATGAGTATTGGATCCATGGGTAAAAAGTCACGTGTACAAGGATGAGGGACAACATTCGGCAAGGCAGAAGAAAAACACGAGGCAAAAAAATCATTCAACACTTTGCAGCAATCGGTCTGGTGTATTGGAGTGTTGTGATTATCGCAAAGATCTATTGTATTCGGCTTATTCCCGCTGACCACATTCCAAAATTTCCTCGGATTATCTCTAAGAAGGAGCGGGAGCGTGTGCTGGTAGAAATTTTGCTTTACTTCATACGAAGTTTGTTTATAATCCGTCTCAGCGGTGGCGTAAGCGTGCCAGCGTTCGGCCGTTTGAGTTGCTTTGGCCCGCCGGAAtagcctttttttcttgttcagtaGGCGCCGCAGACGCGCGTTAAACCACGGGGCATGAGAGTTAGATATAATGCGTTTCTGAGGGATGAATTCATTAATTAAAAAATTGACTTTATCTTTGAATAAGGTCCAATTTTCATCAATGTTGCGCGTGTGGACACTTGGAATGAAGTCAGTGACAAAATCCATTAGTTCGCTGTTTATAGATTCAAAGTCAGCATTTTTATAGTCTCGGATAACTTTTGGGGTTTTGGTAGCGGGAACAGATATGCGCAATTCAAAATAAATGAGGCAATGATCACTCAAACCAGGTAAATATCTTAAACATGAAACAAGCCGCGGTGTAGTAGTGAGAaggaggtcaagaatgttagCAGATTGGTCAGTAGATCGTGTAGGCTGAAGGACAAGTTGCTTAAAATTAAAATCCATACAGAGGTTGATGAAGAGAGAGCACTCAGATGAGCAGTCAGATGAGGGAGGAGATTCATGCCAGTTAATTgctggaaaattgaaatcaccaagaaggAAGAGTGGACATGAGGGGAACCGGACAATTAACTCATTTAATACATCATGTAGATCTGAATGAAATGTTAAGGGCGAACTGGGTGGGCGatagcacacacaaaaaataaaatcacGATATCCGAGAGTGACTCGCGTACACACGATTTCCAAACGAGTAGCAATATCTATAACACAACAACTCAAGCCGTCACGTACGGCGATCAACACTCCGCCACCAGTACGCGAGACACGATCACAGCGAAAAAGTGTGAAAGCTTTTTCACATTGAAAGATTTCATGGTCTGCAATATCACTCGAGAGCCAAGTTTCAGTTAAGATAACAACGTCAGCTGAACACGAGTCAATGGCTGAAGACAGGTCATCACGTTTATTACGCACACTGCGCACATTGGTAAAAAGGAAGGAAATTGGTTTAGCCACCGGGCGAGCAGATAGCTACAGCGATGAACTACTAGCGGCGAACGAGGTACTCCCGACAGTATTCGTGGAAGCCGAAACAGATGTGCCTCTGTTCTCACTGGAACGATTTTCGGCAATATCTACTTCACAAACACGGTCGGTGGATGAACAATAGACGTAGCACTTTTTCTTGATGAACAATCGGTTCAATCGCAAGAGATACTTCTCTCCCGAAGCCTTACCGAAATCAGCCAACTTTTTGCGCGACTGGCGTGTGGCGCGAGAGAAGTCTTCACTGAATGATACTTTGGAATTTTTGAACTTCGTACGCTGCGATATAATCTTGTCTCTTAATTTGGGAGAACCGAATTTAACTATAATGGGTCGACATTTCTCCGAGACGTACGAGCCCAGTCTATGAGCACGATGAATACTTTCGTCGGGAAAAGATAGATCCAGTTTTTCTGAAAGAATTTTTCGAACGTGTTCTTCAGATTCTGCCCATGTTTCAGAGCTAGTGTCCGGGATACCGAAAAAAATCAGGTTATCTCGACGGGAGCGATCCTCGAGATCGTCTAGCCGTGAATTCATTGCACCTGACTCCGCACGAACTGCTTCGGATATGGCATCGTTGAGCGCAGGAACACGTTCACTGTCCAGCGACAGTACCTGGGATTCGACAGCCGCAAGCCTGTTAGTAAGGTCGCATACTTTCTGCTCTAGCTCAACTTGGTTCGCCTTAAGCTGTGTTAAAGTATCCATCAACTCAATGTGACGGGCATCCGATTTTTCAGACAGGGCAGTGATAGCAGCTAGCACATCGGCATTTGGATTAGTATCAGTTGGTCCCGGGTTTGACTCAATGTCGCCTGCTAACATCAAAAGTTTAACAACATGAATACAATCACATACTGTAGAAACTAACACTTGTGGGCAGGGGAAGAGCAGCGTACAAATATTGCTGGTACGTTTAGCGTGCAAGGAAGGGCAGTCACCAACCTGTACAGCAAGGAAGCAGAACGGATTGTCAAGCGTGCGCATGGTAGTCGCTCTTTCCTGCCCACTGAAGAAGTCGTTGGGACTGCAGGCTTTTATAAGTTCGGTTGACGCCGTTAATGTGCCGGGGCCGCAAGGTGTCGTTGGTCGCAGTATAACGTTGGCCAGAGCGTTAAGATCTTTGGTCCAATTTGTTGCCACAGAGCACGGTGATGTTGCAGCGGTGTCGGCATATCCCCGGGCTGGTGCAGATAGCCACGTGCCAAGAAGAACGGGAATCTGTACAGCAAGGAAGCAGAACGGATTGTCAAGCGTGCGCATGGTAGTCGCTCTTTCCTGCCCACTGAAGAAGTCGTTGGGACTGCAGGCTTTTATAAGTTCGGTTGACGCCGTTGATGTGCCGGGGCCGCAAGGTGTCGTTGGTCGCAGTATAACGTTGGCCAGAGCGTTAAGATCTTTGGTCCAATTTGTTGCCACAGAGCACGGTGATGTTGCAGCGGTGTCGGCATATCCCCGGGCTGGTGCAGATAGCCACGTGCCAAGAAGAACGGGAATCTGTACAGCAAGGAAGCAGAACGGATTGTCAAGCGTGCGCATGGTAGTCGCTCTTTCCTGCCCACTGAAGAAGTCGTTGGGACTGCAGG contains:
- the LOC135911898 gene encoding uncharacterized protein; the protein is MRTLDNPFCFLAVQIPVLLGTWLSAPARGYADTAATSPCSVATNWTKDLNALANVILRPTTPCGPGTSTASTELIKACSPNDFFSGQERATTMRTLDNPFCFLAVQIPVLLGTWLSAPARGYADTAATSPCSVATNWTKDLNALANVILRPTTPCGPGTSTASTELIKACSPNDFFSGQERATTMRTLDNPFCFLAVQIPVLLGTWLSAPARGYADTAATSPCSVATNWTKDLNALANVILRPTTPCGPGTLTASTELIKACSPNDFFSGQERATTMRTLDNPFCFLAVQVGDCPSLHAKRTSNICTLLFPCPQVLVSTVCDCIHVVKLLMLAGDIESNPGPTDTNPNADVLAAITALSEKSDARHIELMDTLTQLKANQVELEQKVCDLTNRLAAVESQVLSLDSERVPALNDAISEAVRAESGAMNSRLDDLEDRSRRDNLIFFGIPDTSSETWAESEEHVRKILSEKLDLSFPDESIHRAHRLGSYVSEKCRPIIVKFGSPKLRDKIISQRTKFKNSKVSFSEDFSRATRQSRKKLADFGKASGEKYLLRLNRLFIKKKCYVYCSSTDRVCEVDIAENRSSENRGTSVSASTNTVGSTSFAASSSSL